From the genome of Streptomyces sp. V1I1, one region includes:
- a CDS encoding enoyl-CoA hydratase/isomerase family protein, which yields MTSLDSVLDKDGVRLTVEDAVATVTLTNPDKRNAQSPALWRALAQAGRSLPGNVRVVVLRGEGKSFSAGLDRRAFTPEGFDGEPSFLDLARGSDEELDAVIAEYQEAFTWWRRSDIVTIAAVQGHAIGAGFQLALACDLRVVAQDVQFAMRETSLGLVPDLTGTYPLVSLVGYARALEICATGRFVHAEEAERTGLANLVVPADELDSAVRDLAGALLAAPRDAVIETKALLQGAGERSYEEQRTAERAAQARRLRDLAGIGD from the coding sequence ATGACTTCGCTCGACTCTGTGCTCGACAAGGACGGCGTACGGCTCACCGTCGAGGACGCGGTTGCCACGGTAACCCTGACCAACCCGGACAAGCGCAACGCCCAATCTCCCGCTCTGTGGCGGGCGTTGGCGCAGGCGGGTCGGTCGCTGCCGGGCAATGTGCGGGTCGTGGTGCTGCGCGGCGAGGGCAAGTCCTTCTCCGCCGGTCTCGACCGGCGGGCGTTCACGCCCGAGGGCTTCGACGGCGAGCCGTCCTTCCTCGACCTCGCACGCGGCTCCGACGAGGAGCTCGACGCGGTCATCGCCGAGTACCAGGAAGCGTTCACCTGGTGGCGCCGCAGTGACATCGTCACGATCGCGGCCGTCCAAGGTCATGCGATCGGTGCCGGATTCCAGCTCGCCCTCGCCTGCGACCTCCGGGTCGTCGCGCAGGACGTGCAGTTCGCCATGCGCGAGACCAGCCTCGGGCTCGTCCCCGACCTCACCGGCACGTACCCGCTGGTGTCACTCGTCGGCTACGCCCGCGCGCTGGAGATCTGCGCGACGGGCCGCTTCGTGCACGCCGAGGAGGCCGAGCGCACCGGCCTCGCCAACCTCGTCGTGCCCGCGGACGAACTCGACAGTGCGGTCCGGGACTTGGCGGGCGCGCTGCTCGCGGCTCCGCGGGACGCGGTCATCGAGACGAAGGCGCTGCTGCAGGGTGCGGGCGAGCGTTCGTACGAGGAGCAGCGCACCGCGGAGCGGGCGGCGCAGGCGCGCCGGCTGCGCGATCTCGCGGGCATCGGGGACTGA
- a CDS encoding ABC-F family ATP-binding cassette domain-containing protein codes for MITTSGVELRAGARVLIESASFRIAKGDRIGLVGRNGAGKTTLTKCLAGEGIPAAGTITRSGEVGYLPQDPRTGDLDILARDRILSARDLDSVLKKMRENEDRMANGKGATREKAMKKYERLETEFLTKGGYAAEAEAATIAAALGLPDRVLGQPLHTLSGGQRRRVELARILFSDADTLLLDEPTNHLDADSIVWLRDYLRTYRGGFIVISHDVDLVETVVNKVFYLDANRSTIDIYNMGWKLYQQQREADEKRRKRERQNAEKKAAALNSQADKMRAKATKTVAAQNMAKRAERLLAGLEEVRASDKVAKLRFPEPAPCGKTPLTAEGLSKSYGSLEIFTDVDLAIDKGSRVVILGLNGAGKTTLLRLLAGVEKPDTGAVTPGHGLKLGYYAQEHETLDPDRTVLENMRSSAPDLDLVQVRKTLGSFLFSGDDVDKPAGVLSGGEKTRLALATLVVSSANVLLLDEPTNNLDPASREEILGALRTYKGAVILVTHDEGAVEALEPERIILLPDGVEDLWGADYADLVALA; via the coding sequence GTGATCACCACTTCCGGCGTCGAGCTGCGCGCCGGCGCCCGCGTCCTCATCGAGTCCGCTTCCTTCCGTATCGCCAAAGGCGACCGCATCGGGCTGGTAGGCCGCAATGGAGCGGGCAAGACCACCCTCACCAAGTGCCTTGCGGGCGAAGGCATCCCCGCCGCCGGCACCATCACCCGCTCCGGCGAGGTCGGCTACCTCCCGCAGGACCCGCGCACCGGCGACCTCGACATACTCGCCCGCGACCGGATCCTCTCCGCCCGCGACCTCGACTCCGTACTGAAGAAGATGCGCGAGAACGAGGACCGGATGGCGAACGGCAAGGGCGCCACCCGCGAGAAGGCGATGAAGAAGTACGAGCGCCTGGAGACGGAGTTCCTCACCAAGGGCGGTTACGCCGCCGAGGCCGAGGCCGCCACCATCGCCGCCGCGCTCGGCCTGCCCGACCGGGTACTCGGCCAGCCGCTGCATACGCTCTCCGGCGGTCAGCGCCGGCGCGTCGAGCTCGCCCGCATCCTGTTCTCGGACGCCGACACCCTGCTCCTCGACGAGCCGACCAACCACCTCGACGCCGACTCGATCGTCTGGCTGCGCGACTACCTCAGGACCTACCGCGGCGGCTTCATCGTCATCTCCCACGACGTCGATCTCGTCGAGACGGTCGTCAACAAGGTCTTCTACCTCGACGCCAACCGCTCCACGATCGACATCTACAACATGGGCTGGAAGCTCTACCAGCAGCAGCGCGAGGCCGACGAGAAGCGCCGCAAGCGCGAGCGGCAGAACGCCGAGAAGAAGGCCGCCGCCCTCAACTCGCAGGCCGACAAGATGCGGGCCAAGGCCACCAAGACCGTGGCCGCGCAGAACATGGCCAAGCGGGCCGAGCGGCTGCTCGCCGGTCTCGAAGAGGTCCGGGCCTCCGACAAGGTCGCCAAGCTCCGCTTCCCGGAGCCCGCGCCCTGCGGCAAGACCCCGCTGACCGCGGAGGGCCTGTCCAAGTCGTACGGCTCACTCGAGATCTTCACCGATGTGGACCTCGCCATCGACAAGGGATCCCGGGTCGTCATCCTCGGCCTCAACGGAGCGGGCAAGACGACCCTGCTGCGGCTGCTCGCCGGAGTGGAGAAGCCGGACACCGGGGCGGTCACCCCGGGCCACGGCCTCAAGCTCGGCTACTACGCCCAGGAGCACGAGACCCTCGACCCGGACCGCACGGTCCTGGAGAACATGCGCTCCTCCGCGCCCGACCTCGATCTCGTCCAGGTGCGCAAGACGCTCGGCTCGTTCCTGTTCTCCGGCGACGACGTCGACAAGCCGGCCGGGGTCCTCTCCGGCGGTGAGAAGACCCGCCTCGCACTGGCCACGCTGGTCGTCTCGTCCGCGAACGTCCTGCTTCTCGACGAGCCCACCAACAACCTCGACCCGGCCAGCCGTGAGGAGATCCTCGGCGCGCTGCGCACCTACAAGGGCGCGGTCATCCTCGTCACGCACGACGAGGGGGCGGTCGAGGCGCTCGAGCCGGAGCGCATCATCCTGCTGCCGGACGGGGTCGAGGACCTGTGGGGCGCGGACTACGCGGACCTGGTGGCGCTCGCCTGA
- the amaP gene encoding alkaline shock response membrane anchor protein AmaP translates to MLRVINRVLLGLAGLVLLCVGGAVLAAGAGWPVPSWWPWDGPSDVLLSEADRDRWRDEGWWWPAVIAGLTVVVLLALWWLIAQLRRPRLAEVLVDSGDGEGALLRGRALEGVLEGEAESLDGVSRVHVTLTGRRSEPEAQVSLLLEPYASPGETLTRLTEEAVGHARDSAGLAVLPAEVRLRAAKHRAQRVS, encoded by the coding sequence ATGCTTCGGGTGATCAATCGCGTACTGCTCGGCCTCGCCGGGCTGGTGCTGCTGTGCGTGGGCGGTGCGGTGCTCGCCGCGGGGGCGGGGTGGCCGGTGCCGTCCTGGTGGCCGTGGGACGGGCCGAGCGATGTGCTGCTGAGCGAGGCGGACCGCGACCGCTGGCGCGACGAGGGCTGGTGGTGGCCCGCGGTCATCGCGGGGCTCACGGTGGTGGTGCTTCTGGCGCTGTGGTGGCTGATCGCCCAACTCCGGCGCCCCCGGCTGGCGGAGGTCCTCGTCGACAGCGGCGACGGCGAGGGCGCGCTGCTGCGGGGCCGTGCGCTGGAGGGCGTGCTGGAGGGCGAGGCGGAATCCCTGGACGGCGTGTCCCGTGTGCATGTGACGCTGACGGGCCGCCGGAGCGAGCCCGAGGCACAGGTGAGCCTGCTCCTTGAGCCGTACGCGTCGCCGGGTGAGACGCTGACGCGTCTCACGGAGGAGGCGGTGGGTCACGCGCGAGACTCGGCGGGCCTGGCGGTGCTGCCGGCGGAGGTCCGCCTGCGGGCGGCGAAGCACCGGGCGCAGAGGGTGAGTTGA
- a CDS encoding DEDDh family exonuclease, which produces MLDDRTTAATAWPAAYPQGYAVVDVETTGLAREDRIISAAVYRLDAQGNVEDHWYTLVNPERDPGPVWIHGLTSDVLEGAPLFGEIAGEFAERLDGRVLVAHNAMFDWSMIAREYARTQRTAPTRQRLCTIALSKELRLPLPNHKLESLAAHFGVVQQRAHHALDDARVLAEAFRPSLHSAARDGVRLPLLECRPLTEWSDSPATPRIGYQASYGQSSWRPSRKRPACPYPNPGRYEVGGPLTQGMRVAFSGDTSVDRELLEDRAIEAGLHIATSVSRLTSLLVTNDPEASTSKTLKAKSYGTPVVDEAAFTQLLRDVAPASSAPAPAPVPAPAPAPASE; this is translated from the coding sequence ATGCTCGACGACCGTACAACCGCAGCAACGGCGTGGCCGGCCGCGTATCCCCAGGGGTACGCGGTCGTCGACGTGGAGACCACCGGACTCGCTCGCGAGGACCGGATAATCTCCGCTGCCGTGTACCGCCTCGACGCCCAGGGCAATGTCGAGGACCACTGGTACACCCTCGTCAACCCGGAGCGGGATCCGGGTCCGGTGTGGATCCATGGTCTGACGAGCGATGTGCTGGAGGGCGCGCCGCTGTTCGGCGAGATCGCCGGTGAGTTCGCCGAGCGGCTGGACGGCCGGGTCCTCGTCGCGCACAACGCCATGTTCGACTGGTCGATGATCGCCCGGGAGTACGCGCGGACGCAGCGCACCGCGCCCACCCGGCAGCGGCTGTGCACCATCGCGCTCTCCAAGGAGCTGCGGCTGCCGCTGCCCAACCACAAGCTGGAGTCGCTCGCCGCGCACTTCGGGGTCGTGCAGCAGCGGGCGCACCACGCGCTGGACGATGCGCGGGTGCTGGCCGAGGCGTTCCGGCCGAGTCTGCACAGCGCGGCCCGCGACGGGGTGCGGCTGCCGCTGCTCGAGTGCCGTCCCCTCACCGAGTGGTCGGACTCCCCCGCGACCCCGCGGATCGGCTACCAGGCTTCGTACGGACAGAGCAGCTGGCGGCCCTCGCGCAAGCGCCCGGCCTGCCCCTACCCCAACCCCGGGCGGTACGAGGTGGGCGGGCCGCTGACGCAGGGGATGCGGGTGGCGTTCTCCGGCGACACCTCCGTCGACCGGGAGCTGCTGGAGGACCGGGCGATCGAGGCGGGGCTGCACATCGCGACCAGCGTGTCCCGGCTGACCAGTCTGCTGGTGACCAACGATCCGGAGGCGTCGACCTCGAAGACGCTCAAGGCGAAGTCGTACGGCACGCCGGTCGTCGACGAGGCCGCCTTCACGCAGCTGTTGCGTGACGTGGCACCGGCATCATCCGCACCGGCACCAGCGCCAGTACCCGCACCCGCACCCGCACCCGCATCGGAGTGA
- a CDS encoding alpha/beta hydrolase, translating into MRPATATAAAVTTLIGLGAAAIAAGRYASDAVLKARPGQPLPGEPRPTVHATADGQVTLTRSLATQRPGTYALHGKDVHAVVGPVLNGVSHPVDTVVRRLERVSRGSLEPGSRVRLTPQVHSGDPWSALGLAHRDVDIPGELGTLPAWFVPGPRETWVITVHGLGATREHPLNLLPFLHAQRFPVLDIAYRGDQGAPRPPDGLGHLGDSEWRDLDAAIRFAVRHGAEHIVLHGWSTGASMALHAAANSALRDRISGLVLDSPVLDWEATLRNLAAHRTPAALLPLAVRAAQGRTGLHGDRLLNASDPKSLRVPTLIFHGPDDTLAPWQRSRELAARRPELISLHTVQHAPHAAMWNADPARYEEALRRFLTPLM; encoded by the coding sequence GTGCGCCCGGCTACAGCGACGGCAGCGGCCGTCACCACCCTGATAGGTCTCGGCGCGGCCGCGATCGCGGCCGGCCGCTACGCAAGCGACGCCGTGCTCAAAGCGCGGCCAGGGCAGCCGCTGCCCGGCGAGCCCCGGCCGACCGTGCACGCCACGGCCGACGGTCAGGTGACCCTGACCCGCAGCCTCGCCACACAGCGCCCCGGCACGTACGCACTCCACGGCAAGGACGTCCACGCGGTCGTCGGCCCCGTACTCAACGGGGTGTCGCACCCCGTCGACACCGTAGTACGCCGCCTGGAGCGGGTCAGCCGCGGCAGCCTGGAGCCCGGCAGCCGGGTGCGGCTCACCCCGCAGGTGCACAGCGGCGACCCGTGGAGCGCGCTCGGCCTCGCTCACCGCGATGTCGACATCCCCGGCGAACTCGGCACGCTGCCCGCCTGGTTCGTGCCGGGCCCGCGGGAGACGTGGGTGATCACCGTGCACGGCCTGGGCGCCACCCGGGAACACCCGCTGAACCTCCTGCCGTTCCTGCACGCCCAGCGGTTCCCCGTCCTCGACATCGCCTACCGAGGGGACCAGGGCGCCCCCAGGCCCCCCGACGGGCTCGGGCACCTCGGCGACTCCGAGTGGCGCGACCTGGACGCGGCCATCCGCTTCGCGGTGCGCCACGGCGCCGAGCACATCGTCCTGCACGGCTGGTCCACCGGCGCGTCGATGGCCCTGCACGCCGCCGCCAACTCCGCGCTGCGCGACCGGATCAGCGGGCTCGTCCTGGACTCCCCGGTACTCGACTGGGAGGCCACCCTGCGCAATCTGGCCGCCCACCGGACCCCCGCGGCCCTGCTGCCGCTCGCCGTCAGGGCGGCGCAGGGCAGGACCGGACTGCACGGCGACCGGCTGCTCAACGCCTCGGACCCGAAGTCCCTGCGCGTGCCGACACTCATCTTCCACGGCCCGGACGACACGCTCGCCCCCTGGCAGCGGTCGCGCGAACTGGCCGCCCGCCGCCCCGAACTGATCAGCCTGCACACGGTCCAGCACGCCCCGCACGCCGCCATGTGGAACGCCGACCCGGCACGCTACGAAGAAGCCCTCCGCCGCTTCCTCACCCCGTTGATGTAG
- a CDS encoding Asp23/Gls24 family envelope stress response protein: MTDPAQRNRPENPVGEPSGSGETPRRTSVTKRGGGDPASRGRTTIADGVVEKIAGLAARDVLGVHAMGSGLSRTFGAVRDRVPGSSKSTAARGVKAEVGEVQTALDLEIVIDYGVSIADVARAVRENVISAVERMTGLEVVEVNIAVSDVKLPDEEEDEPEPRLQ, encoded by the coding sequence ATGACCGACCCCGCTCAGCGAAACCGTCCCGAGAACCCGGTCGGCGAGCCGTCCGGCTCCGGCGAGACGCCCAGGAGGACCTCAGTGACCAAGCGCGGGGGTGGCGATCCCGCGTCCCGTGGCCGTACCACCATCGCCGACGGCGTGGTCGAGAAGATCGCCGGGCTCGCCGCCCGCGATGTGCTCGGCGTCCACGCGATGGGCAGCGGCCTCTCCCGCACCTTCGGCGCGGTCCGCGACCGGGTGCCCGGCAGCAGCAAGTCCACTGCCGCCCGCGGGGTGAAGGCCGAGGTCGGTGAGGTGCAGACGGCCCTCGACCTGGAGATCGTCATCGATTACGGCGTCTCCATCGCCGATGTCGCCCGCGCGGTTCGCGAGAACGTCATCTCCGCGGTGGAACGTATGACAGGACTCGAAGTCGTCGAGGTCAATATCGCGGTCAGCGATGTGAAGCTGCCCGATGAAGAAGAGGACGAGCCGGAGCCGCGTCTCCAGTAG
- a CDS encoding SURF1 family protein — MYRFLLSRQWVILTLIGLVLIPTMIELGFWQFHRHQHRVAQNTLIAENLEAKPVPVTELTSPGHTVPRADYWRQVTATGTYDTSHEVVVRRRTSADDRVGFHVLTPLILADGRAVLINRGWIPAAADQRAFPSVPPAPKGTVTVTGRLKADETTKASGIKDLAGLPPRQVMLISSAQQAKALGRTVLGGYLEQSAPEPAGSSPELIPDPDHDSIGAHMAYAVQWWLFTAAVPVGWVILVRREKRDREAAAAQDAPEPAPATV; from the coding sequence GTGTACCGCTTCCTGTTGTCCCGCCAGTGGGTGATCCTCACCCTCATCGGTCTCGTGCTCATCCCCACGATGATCGAGCTGGGCTTCTGGCAGTTCCACCGCCATCAGCACCGGGTCGCGCAGAACACCCTGATCGCCGAAAACCTTGAGGCGAAGCCCGTCCCCGTGACCGAGCTCACCTCCCCCGGGCACACCGTCCCGCGCGCCGACTACTGGCGGCAGGTCACCGCCACCGGCACCTACGACACCTCGCACGAAGTCGTCGTACGCCGCCGCACCTCCGCCGACGACCGGGTCGGCTTCCATGTACTGACCCCGCTGATCCTGGCCGACGGCCGGGCGGTCCTGATCAACCGCGGCTGGATCCCGGCCGCCGCCGACCAGCGAGCCTTCCCCTCCGTGCCGCCCGCCCCCAAGGGCACCGTGACCGTCACCGGCCGGCTCAAGGCCGACGAGACGACGAAGGCCAGCGGCATCAAGGACCTGGCCGGTCTGCCGCCCCGCCAGGTCATGCTGATCAGCAGCGCGCAACAGGCCAAGGCGCTGGGCCGGACCGTGCTCGGCGGCTATCTGGAGCAGTCCGCGCCCGAGCCCGCCGGCAGCAGCCCCGAACTGATCCCGGACCCCGACCACGACTCCATCGGCGCGCACATGGCGTACGCCGTCCAGTGGTGGCTCTTCACGGCCGCGGTACCCGTCGGCTGGGTGATTCTCGTACGGCGTGAGAAGCGCGACCGCGAGGCCGCGGCGGCGCAGGACGCCCCGGAGCCCGCCCCCGCGACGGTCTGA
- a CDS encoding DUF6286 domain-containing protein, with the protein MSEPVRPVLDLDQSASAAAYEPPAASGDGDGGKAGRFWSARRVPAGLLALVVLGGAGLLLYDIAAVRADRPAMQWRRALAGDLATWRVDDLGVLVAAVTAMAVGVCLIVIAVTPGLRALLPMRRDIASVRAGLDREAAALVLRDRAMEVSGVQSARVRMGRTKVSARALSHFRELDDVRADLDAALGAGIRELGLAKPPALTVHVSRPPAKKG; encoded by the coding sequence ATGAGCGAGCCCGTACGGCCCGTACTCGATCTGGACCAGTCGGCGTCGGCCGCGGCGTACGAGCCGCCTGCGGCGTCGGGCGACGGCGACGGCGGCAAGGCCGGGCGCTTCTGGTCCGCGCGCCGGGTGCCGGCCGGGCTGCTGGCCCTGGTGGTACTCGGCGGCGCGGGGCTGCTGCTGTACGACATCGCGGCGGTACGGGCCGACCGCCCCGCCATGCAGTGGCGCCGCGCTCTCGCGGGCGACCTCGCGACGTGGCGGGTGGACGATCTGGGGGTTCTGGTGGCCGCGGTGACCGCGATGGCCGTCGGCGTCTGCCTGATCGTCATCGCCGTCACGCCCGGACTGCGGGCGCTGCTGCCGATGCGCCGCGACATCGCGTCCGTACGAGCGGGGCTCGACCGGGAGGCCGCGGCGCTCGTGCTGCGGGACCGGGCGATGGAGGTGTCCGGGGTGCAGTCCGCGCGCGTACGGATGGGGCGTACGAAAGTCTCGGCGCGGGCGCTGTCCCACTTCCGCGAACTCGACGACGTACGCGCGGACCTGGACGCAGCGCTGGGCGCCGGTATCAGGGAACTCGGCCTGGCCAAGCCGCCCGCCCTGACCGTGCACGTCAGCCGGCCGCCGGCGAAGAAGGGGTGA
- a CDS encoding VOC family protein, whose translation MSESPSICPTLLYADAKAAIKQLTEAFGFAEHAVYEDEAGAVVHAELTFGNGMVMLGSKGTGSEFDKLMKDAGPVGVFVHVDDVDAHHGRAVERGADIMMPPTDQDYGARDYMARDIEGNVWSFGTYTPGAQGS comes from the coding sequence ATGTCGGAGTCTCCAAGCATCTGTCCGACGCTGCTGTACGCGGACGCGAAGGCTGCGATCAAACAACTCACCGAGGCCTTCGGCTTCGCCGAGCACGCGGTGTACGAGGACGAGGCGGGCGCGGTCGTGCACGCCGAGCTGACTTTCGGCAACGGCATGGTGATGCTGGGCAGCAAGGGCACCGGCAGCGAGTTCGACAAGCTGATGAAGGACGCCGGTCCGGTGGGGGTGTTCGTCCATGTCGACGATGTCGACGCACACCACGGCAGGGCGGTGGAGCGCGGGGCGGACATCATGATGCCGCCGACCGACCAGGACTACGGCGCGCGCGACTATATGGCGCGCGACATCGAGGGCAATGTGTGGAGCTTCGGCACGTACACACCAGGGGCACAGGGGTCTTAG
- a CDS encoding SDR family oxidoreductase, whose translation MDLGLKDRVYVVTGASRGLGNASARALVADGAKVVITGRDAKSVADAAAELGPNAMGIASDNGDPAGAERLVAAARAHFGRFDGILISVGGPPPGFAADNTDEQWLAAFETVFLGAVRLARTAAAALGEGGVIGFVLSGSVHEPIPGLTISNGLRPGLAGFAKSLSDELGPQGIRVVGLLPARIDTDRVRELDALSGDADAARTANESRIPLRRYGAPEEFGNAAAFLLSPAASYLTGVMLPVDGGARHGF comes from the coding sequence ATGGATCTTGGACTGAAGGACCGCGTCTACGTCGTCACGGGTGCGTCGCGGGGGCTGGGCAACGCCAGTGCGCGGGCGCTGGTCGCGGACGGCGCGAAGGTCGTCATCACCGGCCGCGACGCGAAGTCCGTCGCGGACGCCGCCGCCGAACTCGGCCCGAACGCGATGGGCATCGCCTCGGACAACGGCGACCCGGCGGGGGCGGAGCGCCTTGTCGCCGCGGCGCGGGCGCACTTCGGCCGCTTCGACGGCATTCTGATCAGCGTGGGCGGCCCGCCGCCGGGGTTCGCCGCCGACAACACGGACGAGCAGTGGCTGGCCGCGTTCGAGACGGTGTTCCTGGGCGCGGTACGGCTGGCCCGCACGGCGGCCGCGGCGCTCGGCGAGGGTGGTGTCATTGGCTTCGTCCTGTCCGGCTCGGTCCACGAGCCGATCCCGGGCCTGACGATCTCCAACGGCCTGCGTCCGGGCCTGGCCGGCTTCGCGAAGTCCCTCTCGGACGAGCTGGGCCCGCAGGGCATCCGGGTCGTGGGCCTGCTCCCGGCCCGCATCGACACGGACCGCGTGCGCGAACTGGACGCGCTCTCGGGCGACGCGGACGCGGCCCGCACGGCGAACGAGTCCCGCATCCCGCTGCGGCGCTACGGAGCGCCGGAGGAGTTCGGCAACGCGGCGGCGTTCCTGCTGTCACCGGCGGCGTCGTACTTGACGGGCGTGATGCTCCCGGTGGACGGCGGCGCGCGACACGGTTTCTGA
- a CDS encoding glycoside hydrolase family 15 protein — MTLRIEDYALIGDLQSAALVGKDGSIDWLCLPRFDSAACFAALVGDEDNGHWRIAPKDAGLCTSRRYIGDSLVLETVWETRTGTVKVIDFMPQRDTTPDVMRIVEGVSGTVEMSAVLRIRFDYGSIVPWMRRADGHRVAVAGPDSVWLRSEPNVKTWGQQFSTRSSFTVGPGEKVAFVLTWYPSHMPRPELIDPHEALENSLGDWAAWSSDCASEGPYREAIIRSLITLKALTYAPTGGIVAAPTTSLPEELGGVRNWDYRYCWLRDSTLTLGALLTAGYLDEAKAWRDWLLRAVAGDPADLQIMYGVAGERRLPETELPWLRGYAGSIPVRIGNQAVEQLQLDVYGEVIDSLFVAREAGLASEKHAWNLQLSLLGFLESKWREPDEGLWEVRSPRRHFVHSKVMAWVAADRAVRTLEANPSIRGDADRWRAMRDEVHQEVCEKGYDPQRNAFMQSYGSDELDAAALLIPRVGFLPPDDPRVIGTVDAVRDELGANGALVRRYSTEGKAVDGLPGGEGAFLACSFWLVDALRMTGQVKEARELFERLLLLRNDVGLLAEEYDPVARCQLGNFPQAFSHIALANSALALSQEETAG; from the coding sequence GTGACGTTACGTATCGAGGACTACGCCCTCATCGGCGATCTGCAGTCCGCCGCGCTTGTCGGCAAGGACGGCTCCATCGACTGGCTGTGCCTGCCCCGCTTCGACTCGGCGGCCTGCTTCGCCGCGCTGGTCGGCGACGAGGACAACGGCCACTGGCGGATCGCCCCGAAGGACGCGGGCCTTTGCACCAGCCGCCGTTACATCGGCGACTCGCTCGTCCTGGAGACGGTGTGGGAGACGCGCACCGGCACGGTCAAGGTCATCGACTTCATGCCACAGCGCGACACGACCCCCGATGTCATGCGGATCGTGGAGGGCGTCAGCGGCACGGTCGAGATGAGCGCCGTCCTGCGGATTCGCTTCGACTACGGCTCCATCGTTCCGTGGATGCGGCGCGCGGACGGCCACCGCGTGGCGGTCGCCGGCCCCGACTCCGTATGGCTGCGCAGCGAACCGAACGTCAAGACGTGGGGTCAGCAGTTCAGCACCCGCTCGTCGTTCACGGTCGGCCCGGGCGAGAAGGTCGCGTTCGTCCTGACCTGGTATCCCTCGCACATGCCGCGGCCGGAGCTCATCGACCCCCACGAAGCGCTGGAGAACAGCCTTGGGGACTGGGCCGCGTGGTCCTCGGACTGCGCGAGCGAGGGCCCGTACCGCGAGGCGATCATCCGCTCGCTGATCACCCTCAAGGCGCTCACCTACGCGCCGACCGGCGGGATCGTCGCCGCCCCCACCACCTCTCTGCCGGAAGAGCTCGGCGGCGTACGGAACTGGGACTACCGCTACTGCTGGCTGCGCGACTCCACTCTCACGCTCGGCGCACTGCTGACGGCCGGCTATCTGGACGAGGCGAAGGCCTGGCGTGACTGGCTGCTGCGCGCGGTGGCCGGCGACCCCGCGGACCTGCAGATCATGTACGGGGTGGCGGGCGAGCGCCGGCTGCCCGAGACCGAGCTGCCGTGGCTGAGAGGCTACGCGGGCTCCATACCGGTCCGCATCGGCAATCAGGCCGTGGAGCAGCTGCAACTCGATGTGTACGGAGAGGTCATCGACTCCCTCTTTGTGGCGCGGGAGGCGGGTCTGGCTTCGGAGAAGCACGCCTGGAATCTGCAGCTCAGCCTGCTCGGCTTCCTGGAGTCCAAGTGGCGCGAGCCGGACGAGGGCCTGTGGGAAGTGCGGAGCCCCCGCCGCCACTTCGTGCACTCCAAAGTGATGGCGTGGGTGGCGGCGGACCGTGCCGTGCGCACCCTGGAGGCGAATCCCTCGATACGCGGCGACGCGGACCGGTGGCGGGCGATGCGGGACGAGGTGCACCAGGAGGTCTGCGAGAAGGGGTACGACCCGCAGCGGAACGCGTTCATGCAGTCCTACGGCTCCGACGAACTCGACGCGGCGGCGCTGCTCATTCCGAGGGTCGGATTTCTGCCGCCGGACGATCCGCGGGTGATCGGGACGGTGGACGCGGTACGGGACGAGCTGGGGGCCAACGGCGCTCTCGTACGCCGCTACAGCACCGAGGGCAAGGCGGTCGACGGGCTGCCCGGAGGTGAAGGAGCATTTCTGGCCTGCTCGTTCTGGCTGGTGGACGCGCTGCGGATGACGGGGCAGGTGAAGGAGGCGCGGGAGCTCTTCGAGCGGCTGCTCCTGCTGCGCAACGACGTCGGGCTGCTCGCCGAGGAGTACGACCCGGTGGCCCGTTGCCAGCTCGGGAACTTCCCGCAGGCGTTCAGCCATATCGCGCTGGCGAACTCGGCCCTCGCGCTGTCCCAGGAGGAGACGGCAGGATAG
- a CDS encoding helix-turn-helix domain-containing protein: MAETLKKGSRVTGAARDKLAADLKKKYDSGASIRALAEETGRSYGFVHRMLSESGVTLRGRGGATRGKKAATA; the protein is encoded by the coding sequence GTGGCCGAGACTCTGAAGAAGGGCAGCCGGGTTACCGGCGCCGCGCGCGACAAGCTCGCGGCAGACCTGAAGAAGAAGTACGACTCCGGTGCGAGCATCCGGGCGTTGGCCGAAGAGACCGGCCGCTCCTACGGATTCGTCCACCGGATGCTCAGCGAGTCCGGAGTCACGCTGCGGGGACGCGGCGGAGCGACGCGAGGCAAGAAGGCCGCTACGGCCTGA